A stretch of DNA from Arachis hypogaea cultivar Tifrunner chromosome 19, arahy.Tifrunner.gnm2.J5K5, whole genome shotgun sequence:
ACGGCGAAAGATGTACCGGTGGGGAAggcttttataggttttaattaggttaatgtgagagaaaagaggaaggcttttataggttttaattaggtttacttacttaattttaaatttttaaattttgaatttaaaaatttaaattaattattaatataaattaatgtggttttgtttagttttttgcCGATACCCTTTTGTTTTCATAtactttttcaattgaaaaatataatctgatttgttagtgtaattgatagtaggataacattgaatcacttttataaatgttagggatccaaataggacgatttaaacgttaggaacacGAATATGACTTATCCCAAacattggagacaaaaacgatacttttcTCTAAATCACAAAATATCTCTAGTATGCTTACATAACGTATAATAATAAGAACTATATAGCGACGATTCAAGTGTAAAGTACAATTAATCGTTATCCTTTGAGTTCTGTTTCCAACCTAGGACACGTGCTATGCATCTAAGCATATGCATAGAGTAGGGTATAATTAATGAGAAATTCGACAAGCTAATGTACCTGGTCATCACCGTACCGTGTTACAATAAGAACAACGCATAGGTTCATGGATGCTTTTTACATACGCGTAATTATCTAACTTATCTTGCACTGATCCCTATTTTGCCAAGAAGATAATATTCCTGCAAACCAGTAATACGGTCGTTTAAATTTGGGAGTGTGATGAGACTACACAATACCTAGATATTAATTAGGTATGGTTAACTTTGGTAACCATAGTTATGATGAAATGAAAATGAAGTGTAGACAAAGAGAGCAATACCGGCTAAGTGGCAACAACATTTGGCTCCCTAGGATGGAGACAAATTGAATTTGGCTACGAACCTAGAGGCTCGGGAACCGAACCTAAGTGGTGAAGAAAGAAAGGATGGGTGTTGAGTTTGGTGATAATgataaggaataataataataataatccatgTATGAGTATGACTACCTCTGAATATGAGACAGCTGCTCTTCTTTTTAAAGCCTTCTACTTTCCCTCTGATTCCGCGTCAACTTGTTTCTGAGAAACAAAATGAACCacaaaaatgctttattattatcTTCAGCTTTTTGCATTTTTCTTTCGCATAGTGCAATGCACTTTCCCCAAAGGTGACAACTCTTTCTATATTAGTCATCAAAAACGATCTTGTACTTTTCTGCATACCATTTTATCGCTACACTTATTTcacttattatttattatataaatattagtttaaaaaatttgttaagtGTATCGAAAATACCGGTGTTCTAGTTATTTTAACCGTttatctgaattataaaaaaatatatataatatatattaaataaaatcaacggttaaaacaaatAGGACACTGATATTCTTggtatacttaaaatttttttaatagtttattttacTCACACTGGCAAGGGGTGGAAGATACTTATTAAGTAATACGTATCTGAAATATTCATGATATTAagagtttaattattatttaaaatatattaatttatatttttaaaatatttaatttaatttgattattttaattttatttattcaatatttaaattagattttatatttgtaggattagaatttttttttgttttaatttaatagGAGATTCTAAATATGTCATAAACTATTGTAGTTATCATATAGAAAAAAAACTgccaaaatattttttgatttcgTAATGAAATTATACTCTAAACAAGTGAGGTTGAAGTGAGTTACTCTCTTGTTATAAGGAATAATTAGATAAAAGATTAAgtgaatctttttaatttaatttttaaattatggtGTGAACAAGTTAAGTTGacgaattttttttcttattacataaaaaaattaaataaaaaataaaattattctttttgaattgaagtttaatttatctttttatttatattttaattttaatatatttttttatttaatttttattatgcatTTTTGTTAATCTTTTTTCCGCATCATTAAGCATGTTCAAGTTCAAGGGTGTTTTTGAGATTAAAAAGAATTTCAAACacataatttaatttgatattaaaaGGAAATTATAACCGATAAAACTTATTCACTCAtttaattgatatatttttttcctAAAGTCTTGATTAACTCGGAATAACACTCTTCCTCGTAGGATAATACTTGAAAGTGAAAACTCAGAtgcagttgacttcacgtgaagttgatagatgagagccgttagatgatttaactgatttgactaaattttcatctaacggctctcaactatcaacttcacgtgaagtcgactgcacctaaaTTTTCACTATACTTGAAATAATTGATCTCATTTTCTAGACCACCGCAAATGTCCAACTCATATATATGTGTAAATCTTGATTCACAGATAAGCACCATCCAATCAAAATCCAAATTCCTCATCCACATGCATTTTATTCTCTGTCTCTGCACATCTGATTTCTTAGCTTGGTGAAGATTCTATCCACATTTTGATCGCAAAATCAAGACACACAACGATATCCACACGCGTCTGCTCATAAGTAACATATTGAATGCATAAAAGTAGAATAACTTCAATAAGCTTTTATGttaattatagtttttttttttctttttcctttttaaaaaaataaatacgtACTTGAAGACTACTTTAGTTTCATACTATTGGTTGATAAATCCGGAATAACACTTTTAGAACTGTTACTTTTTTTCATATAAACATTTatattcattatttattatttttttaatctaaacgAGCATTTCATATAGCTAGATTAATCCTTTTGACTCTTTAATATAGTCTAAAaacaatcaaaatataaaaaatttcgaTAGCAATCAATGTCTTTGACAAAATATAAAACGGTGACAAGAAGATAATTTAACTACaataatttttacataaaaataatagttaaaaaactATTAGATAAGTTTATGTCATCAACTGTTTGGGCAAACTTAGAGCcgcaaattttaaaactttcggTTACAAAGTGAGAACTAAAGATAAGTTTGACTTCACTTTTGTTTTGGATTGGGTTTCAAAGAATTACTTAAATAGTTAAAAGCATGTAGTAGTTAAGTTGACAATTTATTTTAGTCTCAAAACTTTCAATTTTAAGATAAACATTTCGTACATGATCAAGGTATTTATTCTCAAATGTTATTAAAAAAAAGGTAGCAAATGGAATAAGATACAAGAGCATTGTAGTGTTTAATTTATGGTGAAAAGTCAGGTGCATTCGACTTCAtgtaaagttgataattgaaaatcgttaaatatttttactgatttcactaaattttcatctaacgactttcaaatattaacttcacatgaaatcgactgcacctgagttttatAGATGTTGGATAAGGATGTGGCTATGACTAAACTGTAAAGTATATATTGGTTGAAATGTTTGGCGGAATTGACAGCTTTAACTTGTAGTTAGAATATGTAGCACACTATTGTTGATTATAATTGGTTGGCTATGCCTACCATAGCATGCTGAGTGTTCCCGCATATTGAAGCAGCCTCAATCTATTTTACTGTCGGCTAGACACGATGCATGCATCAATTTCATTCCCTCTTTACACCTACGTCCCTTCAACCTCACATCTACATATTCTTGCTACTTGcttcctttattttaattatttatacataTCTCCTTAATTAATCCACTTATCTAAATTAAGATGTGAATTGTTGATTATTATATTGATGAAATTAAAGTGGTCGAGAATCTTGATACACATTTCTTAACTACACCAGCGGCAGCCCACATTAATGGGATCACATTAAAATGCACTAATAACGTTCTAGATATATAGTTTTGATTTTAGTATTGTAAGAATAAtggttttttaatttaataataatcaaAAAAGGACTTCAATTTTCGAATGGAACGTTGTTTATGACGTGGAGGACGGGATAGAGACTGGGAGTCAAACTACGTGTGTGCTTTGAAATAAAGCATTTGCCgacttttttttatgtttgtgCTTTGAAAAGAATATCTGATGCTAATCGTTATCATAATTCATATGCGTCTTTAATTTGAGATGACtttacatggttttactttcttATGTATTCATATTCCTTTTTGTAATGTTGATCTTAGGAAAAAATGACACGTTAGCATTAACAGTTTTTAGCTAAATCTCTGTCCCTTGTTGCCACGTTAGATGAATTATATTCCTATTATTGGTAAACTCTCAATTCCGATaagaatataaaatagtaataattagttCTACTCCACCGACATAAAGTATGATCACTTACTTATTTCTTATCCTATATAgcctttcagtttttttttttttttttttttttcagattttgggCGCAGAAGAGGCTGAGGATGAGACCAAAAAGTAAACACTAAACCCAAAAAATTACTCTAGCTTCTGCAAATCACCCAATTGCCACATTTTACTTTTTAGCCCATTTAGTTTAAGGTGAACTTTAATTTATGGTTTCTATAATTTGATATCTAActtttgtctaatttatttttttataataaattttaaatatttaataattatttatattttatatttttaaaattaaatattaatcttTAACTCTTTTTAATAAGTTAGACAAATATTTTTACATACCATAACAATCACGTTAATtagtttaataaatatttttgacaaaaaCATTGGAAGGTGGCAAACCAAAAACCATTGACCCAAAGTACTACCAAAAATCCTATCACTACTTAAGCCAGCCCATACCAGTAGAGAAACAAAGGGCCCAAAAAAAAACCACTAGCATATATCCCCATCagaccaaaaaagaaaaagaattattaatatatattagaaaacaagatatatattaaaaataaattaaataatatatgtatctatatacaaatatataatagctaattttttatatgcacgtaacatttttgttaaaatattattaagcaggggaaaattaaaaaaagaagttactaaacacattaaaatatTGTGAccaaaccaacttgggttggtcaaGTGGTCATCTCACTTGTCCGTTTAAGCAAGTGTCGAGAGTTCGAACCccaccttgtgcatgcagcaactcattggccagcgtCAAACCCTTCAATAGAGCTTAGATCTGCGACGGACTAGTTCTTAACTTGTCGAGTTGGGGAATAGTGACCAAAAGTATGCGTAGTAAATGACAATAGGGTCATAATTGAGCAAACAGTCCTATCTCAATAGAGACCGCGAGAGTCTATGAGAGAAGAGTTATAAACTAGTTGGAAGAATGATTGCTTACTCAATCTTCTATATCTGAAATCTGAATTGATCACATTGGACAAGCATGTGTTcatcctttttccttttttctatGATGATTCAATGGTTGTGAtgcctttaatttatttatggttATGGATAGATAGCAAGAACCGTTATGATCGAGTGACCGCCTTCAAAATTGGAACCTTGTGAGTTATGTCTTTAATCGATTCTGGCACATAGGACATAGTCTTTTgtataataaaatgaaataaatccAAATTTAATTTGTCTCTATGTATGATGCTACGATCTTATCTGTATGATTATTtgcataatcaaataaaaataagtgTAATCCAATTTGTGGCAATAACACATGGCTCTTGCCTCTTGGAAGTGTAATAAGATAGAAGCATGCATGGTTCCTTGATGTTTAATCCACTCTGCCATGCCCCATGTCAAACAAACCAAAGTATAATTGGCAACGTGAAGTGTTTCACAAAAGCAAAATATGCACTCCATTCAATTATAAGGAGAGTATAGAATACGAATTGCCTAGCTAGATTCTCTTCAACCTCCCTAGCTTTATTTGTGTTACTCGTGTAATAGGGTAGAGTATACAGCAATAATTGCAATATATAATTCTGCATGAAGCCATGTGGATAacatatttcttttttatttttccctttgaTACGTAATTTAAAAGAATGTACATATTCTTTCCTCTCCTGTGTATCCAATCTAATGGAAAGTTGGATTGCTTTGATTTCTACTCGTATTTCTGAATGTATcacggaaatgtttggtaactaaagaaaattaattaaaaataatcataacttgctttatttagtatttattaattgttgcgacaattaatgaatgctaaataaggcaaataTCGATTAAGTttagattaaataaaataattatttttgaaaaattcataaaTTGGTTGTATTAAAATTTTAGGTAAAAATATGATGTCAAACTCTTTGACTAAGGCACATGGATGAAGGTTGTACTTTGTtgcaatattatataatattttatattatggttGCAAAATGGCATTCTTAACCAAGTATCGCTTATTTGCTGTTTTCCCTGTGCAATTATTCCATCAATTTCTAGAaacaaattaaagttgaaaaaaaaGGTAGATTTGGTATATGACTGCTTTGATTATCTACTACCAAATCATTACGCTCATTATTAAAACGCGTTTGCATTAAAGTGTTTGCTAACTCAGCAGAAGGTCATAGGGGGTATCATAGCCTCGCAAAAACCTTGGCTTCAAACCCCAGAACAATACTTTCTATTTCCGGAATAATAATTTGGCTGAGATCTGTTTTGCAATTAGCAATTTCTTAAAAGAATACAATTAAAAACATGAGACCCTAGTGTATAAATTACCAAACCTAGTGGCTAATAATTAGTTATAGCTAGTTAACATATATGATTTCATCTTCTACCCTATTGATGGCTTTTCAGGCTTGTCTTGTTGTCATTGGGGGGATAtttccttcttatttttttcatgatAGGAAGGCAAACACTTTAATAGATGCCACTCTTTTTGTCCGTTTGTAGCCCCCACAATAAGCAAGGcaccaaaataaaattaatagtgGTATTCCTATTTCATCAACGTAACCACCGCCTTTTCACCAACAATTTACCATTTGACCAGACCAAAATTGAAATGAATGAAAATGAAGAGGTGCACCAAAaatcatatcatatatatatatatatatatataattaaaaaagaaggAACCGTTTTTATGATAATTAATCATCACTATTATAGAGCAACCCCGTTTATTTCCGGTGAAGTAAATGGACAGAGACTAATGGGGGGTTACTAAAACAAATCTAAGTACAGAAAAGAATGTATGTAACTGTAACTGTAACATATAACGTAACATTCCCAAGTCCCAAGTGGAAAGACAAATTAAACCCCAAATCACATCTCCACACaattaccaaaaataaaaataaaaaggtacACGTGGTTATGCTACTCAATCGAAGAATTCCCAATTGAACTTGTGATGAACTGAATTGTTAttactattgttgttgttgccatTATTCAGTGGGCTTGCTGATGTGGATGTGGAAGAAGATACTGGAATTAACGGTGGCAGAGAATCAAATGTCTCCCATTTTGTGGTAACTACTACTTCTGAGTGCTGgttttgctgctgctgctgctcctGAATTGTTGCTGATCTATGATTATTCCCATTTGACACACCTTGTGATTGTGGTTGCTCTTGAATTGTTGCTAGTCTATGCACATTTGAATGCCTTTGTTGGGCCTTCACTGATGCATGATGCCCTCCATTGTTGGCATTGCCCATAGAATTCTTAATTTTAAGCATATCAAGAGTTTCAACATACTTTTGAACTCGTTTTACCTTCAAAATGGGGATTCATCACCATCAGAACAAACCATAATCAATGGGAATCAACAGAATTGCAATATATAAAACATAAATACAGAGATAAAGAGACACACAAAAAGTGTTTAGAGTTGAAAACAAGTACAAGCCAATGTGTCAAACGGAGACAAAAGAGACACAAATTTCCTATGACTGTCTCTCTCTCTATTTGTGTTATGTTATAGCTACCAAATGCAGGAAAAGTGCAAAGTTATGCATAGAAGAATGTACCTGCATTTTCCTCTGCAGTTTAACATCTCCATCAGCCATTATACCATCCAATTTAAGGAGTTGATTCATCAAGAGCTCAATGAGACTAATGACATCAATTTCAGCAACTTTGCCACCTTTACTAATAATTGATTCCAGTGCTGACACCTGACAAAGTCCGAATTAATCAGCACCACCCAACTACTGAAGCATTTAATacatagaaaaagaagaaaaagggggaTAGAAGAAAGCATACCCTGGCTGCAAGTCTATCAACTTCCAAGCTGATTTCAGAAATGGACTTGGCAGCTTTTTCCATCTTAGCATTCTTTCTCATCTCCAAGTACCTTCTCTCTTGGCTAAGAGGGTCCTCCACCAACACCAATTTGGACTTGTCCTTCACTCCAACAATGTCAAGGAACGCCTTTGAATCCCTCTCTTTGTCCTTGTAATATATCTTCTGATCCTGGTGGTGCAACCCAGTTGGACCAGACAACATTTTCTTCAATTCCCCTAATAACATACAACGGTAAACATAAATAAATCAACAGATAAtactataatataattattaaagaaAAAAGGGGTTTACCAAATGTAGCTTGAGAACTAATGTTGACTTCATGGTAGGTTGATCCGTATTTAACCCTAACTCTAATTGTCGGTGCCGGCGGCACTGAGTTCCGATCCGAGTCATCGGTTCTGCGCTGAACCAGCATTCCACCTGGTCTCATCTCCCATTCCATTGCCCTCGTTGTTGTAGCCTCGCTTCCATTATTCACGGCGGAGACCCCATAATTATTGGTCATGttcctcatcctcatcatcttcttctctctttcagtAACACTTCTGTGTTTGTGTTGAAGTTagtgagagaaagagaaagaaccaGAAGCTCAGATTAGATCTCTGCCAAGTTTGATTTGtgtgagaagagagagaaagagaaagaagaaaaaaacggAGACTCGATTGACCGAAAGGATGACGTTGTTAGAACCTGATGCGTGAAAGTGTGAATAGCCCGCATTCCACGACTCCAATCCCCGTAGGGAAAAAGAAAGATTCAAGTTTCAAGAGACAGAAAACTGAAGAAACGAAAGCTTCGCCTTTTGTTTTTCCCCCTTGTGCTTTTTACTAGAAGAATCAACAATGGCGTTCGGATGAAGAAAAACACCGACGCATCAACCCTCCAAATCTTCGCTTTCACGGCAAATCGCCGGACGGAAAAGTTCACACTTTCTCAAAGGAAAAGAAAGTCACACTCAGATGAATGGCAACAACAATAGGGGGAAAATTACATAGAaatgaaagagagaagagaagaaaatgaagcTGAGAAAGGGTCCGAATTAAAGGAAATAATGTTTGTGTGAAGGAAAATAATGAATGTGGTGAGTGTGAGAGTTTTGTCGCGTAATTTTGGAGTGGAATTAACAAATGGAACAAAAGAGAATCTGAAAGAACCGGTGACTGTGTTGttctgaagatgaagaagaagaagaagaaaagggcaATGTAATGTGAAGTCAAAATCCAGAGAGAAAAACAATTCCAATAATCAGGattttgctctctctctctctcgaggaaaaaaaacaaaaaatagttataaagaaaaattggcaaaaatgaaatatattaataaaaaaaaagagtggcCAGCTAACCATGCTGGCAGCAGCCTGTGACTTTGATGTTATtaataatttcataaaatgtaAACAAATTGGGTTTAAATAATTGTCGATAAAATATCGTCACATCATATCATATGATTAATCAAAGATGGATTATTGTTCCCTGTTGCAATTCTAccacaacaaaaagaaaaagggtgATTTCTGTCTAAATTATGATTATGGTAGTTACAATAGTAATAATTATGATGGCATTATATGGTTAACAAAACTATTGCGATAAAAATATGAAGTGAgagttttgtttatattttgaattattcTTTTTGTTGTTATCCTTGCTATTAATTTGTTctacatttttaattatttatacaatTTGTACGTTATATTACTATTATTgtcatttttaacatatattttatgggctaagtatgattttggtccccaacgtaggggctgaaaatttttttcgtccctcGCCTTTTTTTCGCTCTAAAATGGTCCCCAAGGTTtcggtttgttttaaaatcgtccttcggacGAAAATACCCTTTTCCCTTCACCCCAAAATTAACCaaaatcaaccaccaccaccactaccactaccaccaccatcagaacagaaccaccaccaccaccaccaccaccaccacatcatcatcatcatcatcatcatcatcatcatcatcatcatcaaactcaGAAGGTGAAGAACAGAATCGcagaaattgaagaacagaagCGCAGAAGCAGAACAACAATGGAATCAaatgaacaacaacaacaaaagcagtTACAAGCAgaagaacaacaaaaaaaaaaaacaagaacccATAACTCAACCCAGAACCCAtaacacatcatcatcatcaaaactcaACCCAGAACTTAGAACTCAgcaaaaataattgataaaatgaatcagaagaacaaccaaaaaagaacagaaactagaaaaattgataatcagaaacagaaacagcagaaggagaaggagaaggagaaggagaaggagaagaaggtggtggtggtgtggtGCGGTGATGCGGCGGGGGTGCGGTGCGGTGGTGCGGCAGAGCGGCGGGGCGGCGGCAGCGAAGAGTGGCGGGGCGGCGGCAGCGAAGAGCGGCGAGGCGGCGGCGAGGACCCTCCCCctttccccctcttcttcccgaaACCCCCTCCCCCCCTCTTCTCCCTTCGTgttcccttcccccttccccgAGGAGCAGAGCGGCGGCGACAGCGAAGAGCGACGGCGGTAATGAAGTCGGTGGCGGCggcgaggagagaagaagaagaagaagaagaagaagtggcggACGACGGTGCGGCGGTGCGGCGGCATGGCGTCCCTCTTCTCTCCCCCCTCCACCCTCCACCCTCCCCCCCCACCTTTCTCGGCCCCCCTcccccccttttctttctttctcgccCCCCAACCCCACTTCTGTAtcccctttctttttttattttatatttattttattttaaaatttttttaataaagggtaatttggtaataaaaaaataaaattggtaaaaatgacgattttaaaacaaaccgaAACCTTGGGGACCATTTTAGAGCAAAAAAAAGGCgagggacgaaaaaaattttcagcccctacgttggggaccaaaatcatacttatccctatATTTTATTTACATCCGGATGGAAAAGactaaaaagattttttataataaagacAAAGGGGTCGAAGAGATTATCAACATGATCGTCGTGAGTTCTAATGAGCGAAAAGGTATGGTTCCTTTaattgttgatggctatgccagATATGATACGAGAGTTTTTCTTTaaggttaagtactttttttgtccctaaagtcTTCGCTCAAAATTAAAATCGTCTCCGATattttttcgttattaaaatcatcctcaacattacaaaacgttataaaatcatcattttgtCCATGAACATTTTTTTTGGACAATTTTAcccttaaacaaaaattaaataaaaaaccgCCGAACCGACTGAGAAACGATCGATTGGATCGGATTGGTAACTGGCCGGTTCGGATAAAACGACGctgtttttttatttgtaaaaaaaaaaacaaaagagaagcaGATTCATTTGTGTCTTCATGAACCAACTCCccccaatcattcattcatttgtCACTCCCTGGACTGGAGAACTCTGAAGCAAAGGGAACCCTAGCCCTTCGTCACCGTCGCCATTCCGAGGTACTCAGCGCCGCCGCCGTCCCCAGGTCCTCAGCGCCGtcgcttcttcctcttccccgTGTTCGGAACCAGTAACTCGGCACGTCGTCTTCATCTTCGTTGGCTTCTTGGCGCGGAACCCAAATTAGTGGCTTCTCGTCTTCATCTTCACTGAATGTTCGGCCTTCTTCTTGGTTTGAAGTTCTGAAATTGTTGTTCTTcgattttcttcttcaatttttgttccatttttcTTCAATCCTTCTTCTTCGGTCTTGGTTTGAAGTTTGGTTTTGAATATTTTGTAAATTGTAATTTCCTGTTGTTAATGGCTCTGTCTTGTATTTGCTGGTTGCTGATGGTAGAAATTTTACAAATTTGCATATTTGTATCGTATGGTTCTGATTGCTCTGTTAAATCATGTGTATTAAAATAAACTTACTCTGTGaatgaaaagatgaagaagaagatgaagggtTGTTGTTgtgaatgagaagaagaagaagatgaagaagaaagaagatatgAGAAGAATGGTTGTTATGAGAAGATGAAGGGTTGTTGTTATGAATGAGAAAGGAAGAGAAGAGGGATCTATCGTCTGCGTTTGCTTacatgttttttaatttttgtttgagaTATTACATGGACAAAGCGATTTCAGTACAGGGCCTTAGCTGGACTAAGAATGCTTTGGGGAAGAGAAATCTGTTGAACTGGCTGGGAGCATGATTTCCTCCCTAGTGGAGTCTGGTAAATTTGCATGTCTAATAAGCGCGCTCTCATCTTTGTTGGACAAGTACTTGCAAGCCCCATCAGAAAGCTTTTCTTAGTAGCCTTAGTTACCAACAAAAGCCGGCTTCTGATTTTTCACCATTCTTGCTCATGAAACATACTGGAATTGAACCTACTGTCCTTGGCCTCATATCACAGTTGGATGCTGCTATTGATAAAAAAACTTCAGGAGTTCTTCCTAA
This window harbors:
- the LOC112780027 gene encoding BAG family molecular chaperone regulator 1; amino-acid sequence: MMRMRNMTNNYGVSAVNNGSEATTTRAMEWEMRPGGMLVQRRTDDSDRNSVPPAPTIRVRVKYGSTYHEVNISSQATFGELKKMLSGPTGLHHQDQKIYYKDKERDSKAFLDIVGVKDKSKLVLVEDPLSQERRYLEMRKNAKMEKAAKSISEISLEVDRLAARVSALESIISKGGKVAEIDVISLIELLMNQLLKLDGIMADGDVKLQRKMQVKRVQKYVETLDMLKIKNSMGNANNGGHHASVKAQQRHSNVHRLATIQEQPQSQGVSNGNNHRSATIQEQQQQQNQHSEVVVTTKWETFDSLPPLIPVSSSTSTSASPLNNGNNNNSNNNSVHHKFNWEFFD